The segment aatttataatcaaaCCGCTTAGCGAAGCTTGGCTCAGCCCAAATCCAGTCAATAAGCAAGatacagagagacagagaaatgacaaacaattaaaaaaattgaataaaaaatagaagCTGATTTTATTACACAATTCCCACTCAaaacaaattgtgaaaattgaaaacaactcAAGaggtattttttaaataattaaaaaaaaaagtgttctgAAAATAGTATTAGTGTCAAACAAAAGATTTATTGGTGgacctcacttttttttttcttttttctgttttttttcctgtttttgaaaacagaaaaccGTTTTCAAATCTCAGTACCAAATAGGCACAGTTTGCGTTGCCTATTCTTAAGCCAAAGCCACGGGTACATCCTCCACGTGTAATAAGTGGGGCCCATTTGCATTGCCCATTTGTGTGACATGCCAATTGTTACATAGTACATAATTTTCCATATTTAGAATTCAGTCTCTCAGAGATGATTTCATTGATTTGAAAAAAGCACCATTTCCATCCACCACCATTATATTGCAGAATACAGAGAATGAAGGAGTAGTTGCTTCTGGGTCTTGGTTTCGCTTCACAAAAGAGCAAAGGctcgtttctttttgaaactaTTTCATGGGGttattgttgtttctttttgtaCTCTTATTTTTGCCAATAGACGTATTTCatactttcatttttttgggatttttagACTTGATTATCAGCTTCTACATTCAATGCTTTGTTTCATTTATTATGAGGAAGTAAACATGCTTGCTTTTTGCTAACCCAGTTGTTCAAACTtgataaaaatgacaaatatgAAAGCTTGAGAGCTAAGAAAGCAAGAGAGAGATAACAAATCAATATTAGGGTTTCTCTTATTCTTTCATACCCTTCATCTATTGCATTAATATTGAAGATAATGGCATGTAGGGCATTGCTGATTTATgctctttaattttattgtccACCTAAGTTAGTTCAAAGTTCTAACATTGTTAAGATACCGGTTTGGGAAAAATGTTGTCTAGGCATGATGGTAAAGAGTAATCGATATGGAGTTTATGTCATAGGTTCAAATCCTATCTTATCTATCAAAAACAATATGCAATGGGGTAGTGATATTGCCCAAGGAATGTGGTTACTTACAAAGCAATCCAAAGAAGATGACTGGGGTTGGATATTTCTACCTATTTTAGCTAGGCTATTAGATGTAATATATCCTCTTCCTAACTGCGGAAGTGACCAGGAAGCCATGACCCTTCACTTCACCATCCATAAATTCAGACTGAACTTATTGAGAACTGTAATACGGAGTCAGTTATATCATTTGTATAAGTAGCAATAGTAGGtaactagaaaaataaaaatcacaaaatatttCTTTGTgtatcaaaataaatttattttgttgtcttcCTTCCTTTTCTGTATTCCTTGTGGCTAATTTTGCTTAGGAGGATTGTTTTGCTTTAGTCTTTtccttgtttcatttttttggtgCATTTTGAAATCTCAGCTGCTGCAATAACGCTGATTTGAGGTgttttctctataaaaaaaactatgttgTGTGTAGGAACAGGGTAAGGACCTAAGTGCAATGAGGAACCAAAAGTTTTCACGAGTTTCAAGGAATgacatcaaagaaaaaagatcaGAGGAGAAAGCAGTTTTAGTGTCAGTAGCCGGTAAATGTCTTCCTCAGTCTTCTTCATACAGGAATAACATTGCTAATGAGCCATTTGTGGAGGAGTCCGAAGAGGAACCAAGTGAAGTACAGGAGGATCCGGAAGAGGAACCAAGTGAAGTAGAAGAGGATCCAGAAGAGGAATCAAGTGAGGAAGTAGGAAATAAGTTAGAAAAAGAACCAAGCGACGACTTGGAAAAGGATCCAGAAGAGGATCCAATTGAGGAACTGGAAGAGGAAGCAAGTGAGGTGGGGTTGGAACAAATTGAGGAGCCTTCAGAATGTGATGCTCAGTCCTTTTTTAACCACAACAACAATTGGAGTGAAGAACTAGTTGAGGATCCACTAGAAGCATCTCTATCTGAATGCCTCTCAGGCACTGATCCTAACGGTTCATACAAGAAGAAGAGATCACCGGATGCGTTAACTGGCGAGTCAGTTTCCTTGCAACGTTATCAGTCACAAAAGAAATATAGGCAAGAGGAATCCTTTAAACCAGAATCAGAATCTTGGTATGCTGCTCATCTCCATGGTCACTCTGGGCTTGCCATGACACTTGATGATAAAGGTTCTGAACAACAAGAACGTACAGGGAGTTCTGGAAAACGAAGACGTAGTAGATGGGACAAAGTAGAGAATGATCAGGCtaataaaggaaagaaaactAAATGGATTAGTGATGATTCGCAATTGAAACAGATAGGTACACTTCAGTTGCCTTATTTCCGGAAAGAGCTTGTTGCAGGATCAAAATTGGAGTAAAAGATTCAGAAGTTGAAAGATGAACTAGTAGACATAAGCAAAAAGTTGCAGGCATCTGCGCTTCATGATGACAGGCCTATGGAGGAAAGATCTCATTCACCTGAACCAGTGTATAATTACTTTGGTATCAGAATAAATACACGCCAAGAAAGGCTCCATCAGAAACTTCTCCAAAAACGTCAACATATCATATCTAAGTTGATTCAGAAGAATCCCACTCTTCAACAGCCTTTGGAGAATAAGTCCTCGAAGCTGTTTAAGAAACTTTACATACCGGTGAAAGAATATCCTACCTACAATTTTATTGGACCTATAATTGGCCCTCTTGGGAATACACAAAAGAGAATGGAGAAGGAAACAGGAGCTAAGATCTGTTTAAGAGGTAAAGACATAACAACAGATCCACAGAAAAATGATGAAGACTTGCATGTCTATGTTGAGGCCAACAACCAAAAATCATTGGATGCAGCAGTTGGGATGATTGAGAAACTACTAAAACCAACTGATGAGGGAATGAATGAGCATAAGTGGGGCCAGTTAGAGAAACTTGCCACATTGTAGGCAAATATGTGCAAAGTTTGTCACGATCATGGGCACCAGTATTTTGCCTGCCCTCAATGGCAATCTACTTTTAAAATGGTATGCTGTGACAAATGTGGCAGCTACAACCATCCCACAGAAACTTGTGGGGCAATAGCAATGTCTCCACAAAGCAACTCTGGGCAGGGTTCTGGGTCTACCCTTGGCTCAACTACAAAAACACAAGACAAAGCTAATAAAGAAATTGATGAAACAAACCTCTATGTTTGCTTCCTACCAAAAAATGTGGATGACAACCGATTAATGGAGCTGTTCTCTCCATTCGGTAAGATTACTAAAGTAAGAGTTATGAGGAATCTAACCACAGGAATTAGTAAAGGCTTTGGCTTTGTCAAATTTGAAAACCAAAGTGATGCAGTTGCAGCAATGGCACATTTCAATGGGTACAGAATGGATGGACATATGTTGTTAGTAAAAATAG is part of the Quercus robur chromosome 9, dhQueRobu3.1, whole genome shotgun sequence genome and harbors:
- the LOC126700766 gene encoding uncharacterized protein LOC126700766, yielding MRNQKFSRVSRNDIKEKRSEEKAVLVSVAGKCLPQSSSYRNNIANEPFVEESEEEPSEVQEDPEEEPSEVEEDPEEESSEEVGNKLEKEPSDDLEKDPEEDPIEELEEEASEVGLEQIEEPSECDAQSFFNHNNNWSEELVEDPLEASLSECLSGTDPNGSYKKKRSPDALTGESVSLQRYQSQKKYRQEESFKPESESWYAAHLHGHSGLAMTLDDKGSEQQERTGSSGKRRRSRWDKVENDQANKGKKTKWISDDSQLKQIGTLQLPYFRKELVAGSKLE
- the LOC126700767 gene encoding splicing factor-like protein 1, with product MEERSHSPEPVYNYFGIRINTRQERLHQKLLQKRQHIISKLIQKNPTLQQPLENKSSKLFKKLYIPVKEYPTYNFIGPIIGPLGNTQKRMEKETGAKICLRGKDITTDPQKNDEDLHVYVEANNQKSLDAAVGMIEKLLKPTDEGMNEHKWGQLEKLATFYNHPTETCGAIAMSPQSNSGQGSGSTLGSTTKTQDKANKEIDETNLYVCFLPKNVDDNRLMELFSPFGKITKVRVMRNLTTGISKGFGFVKFENQSDAVAAMAHFNGYRMDGHMLLVKIAGMYDKVKNPIDVHCDKCGRYNHPTETCRVIAMSPQSNSRQGSVSSLGSTTKTHDRPSKEIDKSNLYVCYLPGNVDDN